In Nitrospira sp., a single genomic region encodes these proteins:
- a CDS encoding MarR family winged helix-turn-helix transcriptional regulator yields MAELQMIEPVARTSSDAAMAPSEARVMQLTAGFEKIGLAMKSRSWRREGRPGLGPLQRQILALLRAKPGRTAQVSAIANELVVRLPTASEAVATLERKRLVRRRRTMQDGRVVTVELTARGLRAYGPVAGAPDHLAAAISLLPAGEQASLLKALVKVIRTLQDKGEISVARMCVSCRYFQPHRYPDQDRPHHCSYINAPFGDVSLRLDCGEYEAAVPDQARDAWALFAGERTATS; encoded by the coding sequence ATGGCTGAATTGCAGATGATCGAGCCGGTGGCCCGTACGTCGTCGGATGCCGCCATGGCACCTTCCGAGGCGAGGGTGATGCAACTGACGGCCGGATTCGAAAAAATCGGTTTGGCGATGAAGAGCCGTAGCTGGAGGCGGGAGGGACGGCCCGGATTGGGCCCCCTGCAGCGGCAGATTCTCGCCCTCCTTCGCGCCAAACCCGGGCGAACCGCCCAGGTTTCGGCGATCGCCAACGAACTCGTGGTGCGGCTCCCGACCGCGTCCGAGGCCGTGGCCACACTCGAACGCAAGCGATTGGTTCGCCGCCGTCGCACGATGCAGGATGGCCGGGTCGTGACCGTCGAACTGACCGCTCGCGGCTTGCGAGCCTATGGCCCGGTCGCTGGAGCGCCCGATCACTTGGCCGCGGCGATCAGCTTGCTGCCGGCGGGAGAACAGGCGTCGCTGCTGAAGGCCCTTGTCAAGGTCATTCGGACCTTGCAGGACAAAGGGGAAATCTCGGTGGCTCGCATGTGCGTATCCTGCCGATATTTCCAGCCGCACCGGTACCCGGATCAGGACCGGCCCCACCACTGTTCCTACATCAATGCGCCGTTCGGTGACGTGTCGCTCAGACTCGATTGCGGGGAGTATGAGGCGGCGGTTCCGGATCAGGCGCGCGACGCCTGGGCTCTCTTCGCCGGAGAGCGGACGGCGACCAGCTGA
- a CDS encoding ATP-binding cassette domain-containing protein, translated as MDMFDRGPIIRVTHVTAGYGDVVLLDDLTFDVYPGEVFVILGGSGSGKSTLLKHMIGLYRPRHGSILIQGRDIAVAEAAERLAILTGIGVMYQQGALFGSMSLLENVRLPLEEYTDLPDEAIDRIALMKLQLVGLGSAAYQLPDEISGGMRKRAAIARAMALDPPILFLDEPSAGLDPITSAELDQLIISLARALGITFVVVTHELASVETIADRVIMLDKRTKGIIAEGKPQELRDHSDNPWVRQFFNREATVQG; from the coding sequence ATGGACATGTTCGACCGAGGGCCGATCATCCGTGTGACGCATGTGACCGCGGGTTACGGCGACGTGGTGTTGCTCGACGACCTCACCTTCGACGTGTATCCAGGTGAAGTGTTCGTGATCCTGGGCGGGTCCGGCAGCGGCAAGAGCACGCTACTGAAGCACATGATCGGGCTTTACCGGCCGAGGCACGGATCGATCCTCATCCAAGGACGGGACATTGCGGTTGCGGAAGCGGCTGAGCGGCTCGCGATCCTGACCGGCATCGGCGTGATGTATCAGCAAGGCGCCTTGTTCGGATCGATGAGCCTCCTCGAAAACGTCCGCTTGCCGCTGGAGGAGTACACCGACCTGCCGGATGAGGCCATCGATCGAATCGCCCTGATGAAACTGCAACTCGTCGGCCTGGGATCGGCGGCGTATCAGTTGCCGGACGAAATCAGCGGCGGGATGAGAAAGCGCGCCGCCATCGCGCGGGCCATGGCGCTGGATCCTCCCATCCTGTTTCTGGACGAGCCCTCGGCCGGTCTGGATCCCATCACGTCTGCCGAACTGGATCAGTTGATCATCAGTCTCGCGCGCGCGCTCGGCATTACGTTTGTCGTCGTGACGCACGAACTCGCCAGCGTCGAAACGATTGCCGACCGCGTCATCATGCTGGACAAACGGACGAAAGGCATCATCGCTGAAGGCAAGCCGCAGGAGCTGCGCGACCATTCGGACAATCCATGGGTCCGTCAGTTCTTCAACCGCGAAGCCACGGTGCAGGGCTGA
- a CDS encoding MlaE family lipid ABC transporter permease subunit produces MASAETAQAVLQANSDADGGLIFFINGPLDTSTTGQAWRAALHALGQSNPKRVIVDAARLTYCDGAGAALLLELQRRQLDRRGSYEIRSLNAAAQSLLDLYGRSDRPRPAPASPGWSSVEQIGRDTVALWHDVVALIAFVGELCAALGRAARHPGLVRWKDVFLTAELAGVNALPIVALLGFLLGLIMAFQSAIPMREFGADIYVANLIGLSMLRELGPLLTAIILAGRSGSAFAAELGTMKVSEELDALVTMGLEPVDFLVVPRLLAAVAMTPLLSIWAGFLGLVGGAVVMRSLGFPFVTYVIQVESAVTVSDMIGGLCKAFVFGIVVAAIGCLRGLQTRSGASAVGESTTRAVVSGLVLITIVDGVFAVVFYYLGI; encoded by the coding sequence ATGGCATCCGCCGAGACCGCACAGGCCGTCCTCCAGGCGAATTCCGATGCCGACGGCGGGCTCATTTTTTTCATCAACGGCCCCCTCGACACCAGCACCACCGGACAGGCCTGGCGGGCTGCGCTCCATGCTCTCGGACAGTCGAACCCCAAGCGCGTCATCGTCGATGCCGCACGATTGACCTATTGCGACGGAGCCGGGGCGGCCCTGTTGTTGGAACTGCAGCGGCGCCAACTGGATCGGCGCGGCTCGTATGAGATTCGGTCTCTCAATGCCGCCGCTCAGTCGCTCCTCGATCTCTACGGTCGCTCCGATCGCCCTCGCCCCGCGCCGGCGTCGCCGGGCTGGTCGTCCGTGGAACAGATCGGTCGCGACACCGTCGCGCTGTGGCACGACGTCGTGGCCTTGATCGCGTTCGTGGGCGAGCTGTGCGCGGCGCTTGGGCGTGCCGCCCGGCATCCGGGCCTCGTGCGATGGAAGGACGTGTTCCTGACGGCTGAGCTGGCGGGTGTCAACGCCTTGCCAATCGTCGCGCTGCTGGGTTTTCTCTTGGGGTTGATCATGGCCTTTCAGTCCGCGATTCCCATGCGCGAGTTCGGCGCGGATATCTACGTCGCCAATTTGATCGGCCTTTCGATGCTCCGCGAATTGGGCCCGCTGCTGACGGCGATCATTTTGGCCGGACGTTCCGGGTCGGCGTTCGCCGCAGAACTGGGCACGATGAAAGTCAGCGAGGAACTCGACGCCCTCGTCACCATGGGGTTGGAGCCGGTGGACTTTTTGGTCGTGCCGCGACTGCTCGCAGCCGTGGCCATGACGCCGCTCCTGTCGATCTGGGCGGGTTTTCTGGGCCTGGTCGGCGGAGCGGTCGTCATGCGGTCGCTGGGTTTTCCGTTCGTGACGTACGTCATTCAGGTGGAATCCGCCGTGACCGTGAGCGATATGATCGGCGGGCTCTGCAAGGCGTTCGTGTTCGGCATCGTGGTGGCCGCGATCGGCTGTCTGCGCGGGTTGCAGACGCGAAGCGGAGCCAGCGCCGTGGGAGAATCGACGACCAGGGCCGTCGTGAGCGGGCTCGTGTTGATTACGATCGTCGACGGCGTGTTCGCAGTGGTGTTTTACTACCTGGGTATTTGA
- a CDS encoding TRL domain-containing protein, producing the protein MSRGRTLITMLLLVMTGCESHTWPLRYTNPLVADAKQGQDCRHLVFGLGGMADVTGAKAMRQGGITTLRSAEYQVNTIQGLGRECVIAHGE; encoded by the coding sequence ATGAGCAGAGGACGAACGCTGATCACCATGCTGCTGCTCGTCATGACAGGCTGTGAATCTCACACCTGGCCGTTGAGATACACCAATCCGTTGGTTGCCGACGCGAAACAAGGTCAGGATTGTAGGCACCTCGTATTCGGGTTGGGTGGCATGGCGGATGTGACCGGAGCAAAGGCCATGCGCCAGGGCGGGATTACCACGCTTCGGAGCGCTGAGTATCAAGTGAACACGATTCAAGGCCTGGGACGCGAATGCGTCATCGCGCATGGGGAATAG
- a CDS encoding ABC-type transport auxiliary lipoprotein family protein — MIARAAKMGLCCAAMFPLVLSGCLNLSRSYPEKRSFVLDVGSGQQPPAADASAVLRISRFRVSPLFAGRAMVYRVGELQYDNDFYNEWLVPPSVLLTQQFQGWLSKSNRFRFVLSGMNHVEPTHVLDGTVTEFYGDYRAGGSPHAVLGMEMMLIDDRKDEAVVFRRSYRQEVPLAGRSPDALAAGLSQAARQVLVDLDRDLGGVSLEPSPSSR, encoded by the coding sequence ATGATCGCTCGGGCCGCGAAGATGGGATTGTGCTGCGCCGCGATGTTTCCGCTGGTGTTGAGCGGCTGCCTCAATCTCAGCAGGAGCTATCCGGAGAAGCGGTCGTTTGTGTTGGACGTGGGCTCGGGTCAACAACCGCCCGCCGCCGATGCGTCGGCTGTGCTGAGGATCAGCCGGTTCCGCGTCTCTCCCCTGTTCGCCGGTCGGGCCATGGTGTATCGGGTGGGGGAATTGCAGTACGACAACGATTTTTACAACGAGTGGCTGGTGCCGCCGAGCGTGTTGCTGACGCAGCAGTTTCAGGGATGGCTGTCGAAGTCGAACCGGTTCCGGTTCGTGTTGAGCGGGATGAATCACGTCGAGCCGACGCACGTACTGGATGGGACCGTGACGGAGTTCTACGGTGACTATCGGGCCGGCGGCTCTCCACACGCAGTACTCGGCATGGAGATGATGCTGATCGACGACCGAAAGGACGAAGCGGTGGTCTTCCGACGCAGCTACCGTCAGGAGGTGCCGCTGGCCGGTCGGTCTCCCGACGCCTTGGCGGCGGGGCTTTCCCAGGCGGCACGGCAAGTGTTGGTCGATCTCGATCGGGATCTCGGTGGGGTCTCGCTTGAGCCTTCCCCCTCCTCCCGATGA
- a CDS encoding SUMF1/EgtB/PvdO family nonheme iron enzyme translates to MENGYRLGYCLAAMTAGVLSLAAASPELMKDGQTVDVKAVAGKDGAPMILIPAGAFKMGSNEGLPNERPEHQVLLDNYYIDQYEVTLSLYRKFLESGNHDSPPTWDDEAATTVGDRPAVGMKWDDAAAYCQWVGKRLPTEAEWEKAARGTDGRRYPWGHMQPFVDIANYNRGVWVSEAVTLVSVTSGLEGMSVRHGLKTGGRSPYGLAHMAGNAAEWVADWYDREFYQLSPEKNPTGPSKGEKRVIRGGSWADLPPALRVTARFSAEPEFEDRTIGFRCAMTADK, encoded by the coding sequence ATGGAAAATGGATACAGGTTGGGCTATTGCCTTGCGGCCATGACGGCGGGAGTGCTGTCCCTCGCTGCTGCGTCGCCGGAACTGATGAAGGACGGACAGACGGTGGACGTCAAGGCGGTAGCGGGAAAGGACGGGGCTCCGATGATTCTGATCCCGGCGGGTGCGTTCAAGATGGGTAGTAATGAAGGACTCCCAAACGAGCGGCCCGAACATCAGGTTTTGCTGGACAACTACTATATCGATCAATACGAGGTGACCCTGAGTCTCTACAGGAAGTTTCTGGAATCAGGCAACCACGATTCACCGCCCACATGGGACGATGAAGCGGCGACGACTGTCGGGGATCGTCCCGCGGTTGGAATGAAATGGGACGATGCAGCAGCCTATTGCCAATGGGTGGGCAAGCGGCTGCCGACCGAAGCGGAGTGGGAGAAGGCTGCACGCGGCACGGACGGGCGTCGGTATCCTTGGGGACACATGCAGCCGTTTGTCGACATTGCGAACTATAATCGTGGGGTATGGGTCAGTGAGGCCGTCACTTTAGTCTCCGTCACGAGTGGGCTTGAAGGGATGAGCGTACGCCACGGTCTTAAGACCGGAGGCCGGAGTCCCTATGGACTGGCCCACATGGCGGGAAACGCCGCAGAGTGGGTGGCGGACTGGTATGATCGTGAATTCTATCAGCTGAGTCCCGAGAAGAATCCAACCGGTCCATCCAAGGGAGAAAAGCGGGTGATACGAGGCGGCTCATGGGCCGACTTGCCGCCGGCGCTTCGCGTCACCGCTCGGTTTTCCGCGGAACCGGAATTCGAAGACCGCACCATTGGGTTCCGGTGCGCCATGACTGCGGACAAATGA
- a CDS encoding MlaD family protein: MEVGRDIVNQKARYFKIGLFVIGAVSLAVIAVVVLGAGKWFETKTMVETYFIESVQGLEVGAPVRIHGVPVGRVESIHLAREEYGLPMKAQGKFPFKGVVVVRMSVRPSVVVRSPEEDEKTIMKIAADAGFRFRLASQGITGVLYIESEFLDPERYPPMEISWTPKTPYIPSAPSTISELGADLRSIARKLDQVEFEKVTKDLDTMILSVTRLVTDVQSEQLGIEAKQVMTELRAAVQDARRVLDSPRMAKAFEDFRRTADDLSHTAKTVRLATEQLPDLMTRLNKSVRRVDALLIGQGEKVDDLFENLRSVSEELRYLTKAAEQYPSQVLFGEPPPRPQSVTR, translated from the coding sequence ATGGAGGTCGGTCGGGATATCGTGAACCAGAAGGCGCGATACTTTAAGATCGGGCTGTTCGTCATTGGGGCGGTGAGCCTGGCCGTCATTGCCGTCGTCGTTTTAGGGGCGGGCAAATGGTTTGAGACCAAGACGATGGTCGAGACCTACTTCATCGAGTCGGTGCAGGGGCTGGAAGTCGGCGCGCCGGTGCGAATCCACGGGGTCCCGGTGGGCCGGGTCGAGTCCATCCACCTGGCTCGTGAGGAATACGGGCTTCCCATGAAGGCCCAGGGGAAGTTCCCCTTCAAGGGTGTGGTGGTAGTGAGGATGTCCGTCCGTCCCAGCGTCGTGGTACGCTCGCCGGAAGAAGACGAGAAGACGATCATGAAGATCGCGGCCGATGCCGGATTCCGCTTTCGGTTGGCGTCGCAGGGCATCACGGGGGTTCTGTACATCGAGTCGGAGTTCCTCGACCCCGAACGCTATCCTCCCATGGAGATTTCCTGGACGCCCAAGACTCCCTACATTCCGTCCGCCCCGAGCACGATTTCAGAGTTGGGCGCCGATCTTCGCTCTATCGCGCGAAAGCTGGATCAAGTCGAATTCGAAAAAGTGACTAAGGATCTGGATACGATGATCCTCTCGGTGACGCGGTTGGTCACGGATGTGCAATCGGAGCAATTGGGGATCGAAGCCAAACAGGTGATGACGGAGTTGCGGGCCGCCGTTCAAGATGCGCGACGCGTACTCGACAGCCCGCGCATGGCGAAGGCTTTCGAAGATTTCCGTCGGACCGCCGACGACCTCAGCCACACGGCCAAGACGGTCCGTCTCGCGACCGAGCAACTCCCGGATCTCATGACGCGGCTCAACAAGAGCGTGCGTCGGGTCGATGCGCTCCTGATCGGGCAGGGAGAAAAGGTCGACGATCTCTTTGAAAACCTGCGTTCGGTGTCCGAGGAGTTGCGCTACCTCACGAAGGCGGCGGAACAGTATCCTTCCCAAGTACTCTTCGGGGAGCCGCCCCCGCGGCCTCAGTCGGTGACGCGATGA
- a CDS encoding mechanosensitive ion channel → MNALRPMHIPRWTVPLLAALIVALPASVSSTLPTDSLGITNGNSTTSAGSKSPSESTGTQSLLADLQTKLAAAQKELKETEATAKQGSAPNGDMLERRTLLQRLVRAYEREIDHRKSLEQARERRQEAERRVSEWQDFPTPPPYSILMLDELRDAARSTALIIEGLQAKLALSEGFSERAQQALAASEKELRQASERLEVARDSAEKARLNRTRDLSRLRNRVAAATATMTAASKKQIEEETAEMRQRALLLDRQIQMAAQHTLFSEQDLAKIKKQLDADQLALENEVTRALAEIPARQEAMTSATAKVRTVEAALPPIGSRTDKQAGDLKALGDAAELRRFQFDNVNLRIDMLRHLLDVTERVRRFWEIRFEAAQTTDPVRSREAYDKIAPTLQTLHASRDYLHRQVDLLTGQISDVTAQLEQPASPSHAAHLRAMIEAYRQREQLYRRMLPRIDGFAQLIERWKIEFAEQQRALPISVRVEDWTVVGADTLRRFWDFELFAAEDTIEVDGQSITGRRSVTIGKAVRALAILVVGYWICLVLARLVERAAVKRLGIDHNLANILRQWMMVLLFAILLIVSLIYVKIPLTVFAFLGGALAIGIGFGTQTLLKNFISGILLLIERPLRLGDLIEVDGVRGRVTHIGFRSSTIREGNGMEMFIPNSNLLEKNLNNWTYSTAKTRFTLRVGVAYDSPTDRVRDLLLEEADRHGLVLKHPAPQVLFRDFGDNTLLFDLRFWLDIAADVDADMVASDLRFMLAKVFGEAGIVFAFPQRDVHLKTAQPLPVQVVEAPREAGNVGLGR, encoded by the coding sequence ATGAACGCCTTACGCCCGATGCATATCCCCCGATGGACCGTTCCCCTGCTCGCCGCGTTGATCGTGGCGCTTCCGGCATCGGTCTCCTCGACGCTGCCGACCGACTCGCTCGGGATCACGAACGGAAACAGCACGACGTCGGCCGGCTCGAAGTCTCCCTCCGAGTCAACTGGGACCCAGTCCCTCCTCGCGGATCTTCAGACCAAGCTTGCCGCGGCTCAAAAGGAACTCAAGGAGACCGAAGCGACCGCGAAACAGGGAAGCGCCCCGAACGGCGACATGCTCGAACGCCGGACGCTGCTCCAACGCCTGGTACGCGCGTACGAGCGCGAGATCGACCATCGGAAATCGCTTGAGCAGGCCCGAGAGCGGCGGCAGGAAGCCGAGCGGCGCGTCAGCGAATGGCAGGACTTCCCGACCCCTCCTCCCTATTCCATCCTGATGCTCGACGAACTTCGCGATGCCGCTCGCTCAACCGCGTTGATCATTGAAGGATTGCAGGCCAAGCTCGCACTCTCGGAGGGGTTCTCCGAGCGTGCGCAGCAAGCCCTCGCCGCCTCGGAGAAGGAACTGCGCCAAGCCTCCGAGCGACTGGAGGTCGCCCGAGACTCGGCCGAGAAAGCCAGGCTGAACCGGACCCGTGACCTTTCACGTCTCCGTAACCGTGTCGCCGCCGCCACGGCGACCATGACGGCCGCGAGCAAGAAGCAGATCGAGGAAGAAACGGCCGAGATGCGTCAGCGGGCGCTCCTGCTGGACCGGCAGATCCAGATGGCCGCCCAGCATACCCTGTTCAGCGAGCAGGACCTCGCCAAGATCAAGAAGCAACTCGATGCCGACCAGCTCGCGCTGGAGAACGAGGTCACGCGAGCGCTGGCGGAGATCCCTGCGCGTCAAGAGGCCATGACGTCCGCGACCGCCAAGGTCCGGACTGTGGAAGCCGCCCTCCCGCCGATCGGGTCGCGCACCGACAAGCAAGCCGGTGATCTCAAGGCGCTCGGGGACGCCGCCGAACTCAGACGTTTCCAGTTCGACAACGTGAATCTCCGCATCGACATGCTCAGACACTTGCTCGATGTCACGGAACGGGTCCGACGATTCTGGGAGATCCGGTTCGAGGCGGCGCAGACGACCGATCCCGTGCGCTCACGGGAGGCCTACGACAAGATCGCACCCACGCTCCAGACCCTTCATGCGTCACGCGATTATCTCCACCGGCAAGTCGACCTCCTGACCGGCCAAATCAGCGATGTCACCGCCCAATTGGAGCAACCGGCTTCCCCCTCGCATGCCGCCCATCTGCGGGCGATGATCGAGGCCTACAGGCAACGGGAACAGCTGTACCGGCGCATGCTGCCCCGTATCGATGGATTCGCGCAACTGATCGAGCGTTGGAAGATCGAATTCGCGGAACAACAGCGCGCGCTGCCGATCTCCGTCAGGGTTGAAGATTGGACGGTCGTGGGCGCCGATACGCTCCGCCGCTTCTGGGATTTCGAGCTGTTCGCGGCGGAGGACACCATCGAGGTGGACGGCCAGTCCATCACGGGCCGACGCAGCGTGACGATCGGCAAGGCGGTGCGGGCCTTGGCCATTCTCGTCGTGGGCTACTGGATCTGCCTCGTCCTCGCCCGCCTGGTCGAGCGCGCGGCGGTCAAGCGGCTGGGCATCGATCACAACCTGGCCAATATCCTTCGCCAGTGGATGATGGTCCTGCTGTTCGCGATTCTGCTTATCGTCAGCCTGATCTACGTCAAGATTCCGCTGACGGTCTTCGCATTCCTGGGAGGCGCACTGGCCATCGGCATCGGTTTCGGCACACAGACGTTGCTCAAGAATTTCATCAGCGGAATACTTTTATTGATCGAACGTCCGCTTCGCCTGGGAGACCTGATCGAGGTCGACGGGGTGCGCGGCCGTGTCACCCATATCGGCTTCCGCTCCTCGACCATCCGCGAGGGCAACGGCATGGAGATGTTCATCCCGAACAGCAATCTCCTGGAGAAAAACCTGAACAACTGGACCTATTCGACCGCCAAGACCCGCTTCACGTTGCGCGTGGGGGTTGCCTACGATTCGCCGACGGACCGGGTCCGCGACCTGCTCCTGGAAGAAGCCGATCGGCACGGGCTGGTGCTCAAACATCCCGCGCCGCAGGTCCTGTTCCGTGATTTCGGCGACAACACACTGTTGTTCGACTTGAGGTTCTGGCTCGACATCGCCGCCGACGTGGACGCGGATATGGTGGCGAGCGATCTGCGTTTCATGCTCGCCAAAGTATTCGGCGAGGCCGGCATCGTCTTCGCGTTCCCGCAGCGCGACGTTCACCTCAAGACCGCCCAGCCGTTGCCTGTACAGGTTGTGGAAGCCCCGCGCGAGGCCGGCAATGTGGGCCTTGGACGATGA
- a CDS encoding Slp family lipoprotein: MPRRFVVRRLVGGLSLLVVVGVAFGCSPIPRKYLRAAAPNVTLAKLSAAPEVYRDRLVVMGAVILEEEAKDGNLWLHVKNRPLDQDYRPQLPPRVDDPEAGWYWVVVSNHQSFPASYRHWADITVVGRANGLGPGKEPVLMMVYVRGWGLKSGQGGVWENLTDANYTPFVPEEVIGEGSR, translated from the coding sequence ATGCCGCGGAGATTCGTCGTCCGACGGCTTGTCGGCGGGCTGTCCCTGCTCGTGGTCGTGGGTGTCGCGTTCGGTTGCAGTCCGATTCCAAGAAAGTATTTGCGCGCGGCCGCTCCCAACGTCACGCTTGCCAAGCTGTCGGCGGCGCCTGAGGTCTATCGCGACCGGCTCGTCGTGATGGGTGCCGTGATTCTGGAGGAGGAAGCCAAGGACGGCAACTTGTGGCTGCACGTGAAGAACAGGCCGCTCGATCAGGACTACCGTCCGCAACTACCCCCCAGGGTGGATGATCCGGAAGCAGGATGGTATTGGGTCGTGGTCAGCAACCACCAGAGTTTTCCGGCTTCGTACCGCCACTGGGCGGACATCACGGTCGTCGGCCGCGCAAACGGGTTGGGGCCCGGCAAAGAACCGGTCCTGATGATGGTCTATGTGCGGGGATGGGGCTTGAAGTCCGGCCAGGGTGGTGTCTGGGAAAACCTCACGGACGCCAATTACACTCCGTTTGTTCCGGAGGAAGTCATCGGCGAGGGCAGCCGATAG